One stretch of Nitrospirota bacterium DNA includes these proteins:
- the hslV gene encoding ATP-dependent protease subunit HslV: MFEGTTILCVRRNGKVAVGGDGQVTMGNTVLKHNARKVRKMYDERIVTGFSGATADAFTLFEKFEAKIEAYRGNLRRAAVELAKDWRTDRILRRLEALLVVADLEHTFIISGNGDVVEPDTGIAAIGSGGSFAQAAATALYENTDLDARGIVERAMKIAADICIYTNANIAIEELNG; the protein is encoded by the coding sequence ATGTTCGAGGGAACCACAATACTCTGCGTGAGAAGAAACGGGAAGGTTGCCGTGGGCGGCGACGGCCAGGTCACCATGGGCAATACGGTCCTGAAGCATAACGCCCGGAAGGTCAGGAAGATGTACGACGAGAGGATCGTCACCGGCTTCTCGGGCGCTACGGCCGACGCCTTCACCCTGTTCGAGAAGTTCGAGGCCAAGATAGAGGCGTACAGGGGGAACCTCCGGCGGGCGGCCGTGGAGCTTGCCAAGGACTGGCGGACGGACCGCATACTCAGGCGCCTGGAGGCCCTTCTTGTCGTGGCCGACCTGGAGCACACCTTCATCATCTCGGGCAACGGCGACGTCGTGGAGCCCGACACGGGCATAGCGGCCATCGGCTCGGGCGGCTCCTTTGCCCAGGCCGCCGCAACCGCCCTGTACGAGAACACCGACCTGGATGCCAGGGGCATCGTCGAGCGCGCCATGAAGATAGCCGCCGACATCTGCATTTACACCAACGCGAATATCGCCATCGAGGAACTGAATGGATAA
- a CDS encoding septal ring lytic transglycosylase RlpA family protein, which translates to MRTLAGTYSKAGLFLFFAALVAACSTAPVRQGTRDLGVWTASWYGPGFDGNPTASGELYDMNALTCAHKSLPFGARLMVTSLRTGRSVQVVVNDRGPFVRGRDLDLSRAAAEEIGLIGPGTDRVRVVYVGRDLRYRKYIKGGVAGAEPFYDGPYTVQVGAFNERSNAARIKEGLEFNHKKVHVTVTWLDGRRFYRVRVGKFGSEQEALQYARGLADEGYDARIVPFESPI; encoded by the coding sequence ATGAGGACCTTAGCAGGTACATACTCTAAGGCCGGCCTCTTCCTGTTCTTCGCGGCGCTTGTCGCCGCCTGCTCCACGGCCCCCGTGCGGCAGGGGACCCGGGACCTGGGCGTCTGGACCGCCTCGTGGTACGGGCCGGGCTTCGATGGAAACCCCACCGCCTCGGGCGAGCTGTACGACATGAACGCCCTGACCTGTGCCCACAAGTCGCTGCCCTTCGGAGCGCGCCTCATGGTGACCAGCCTCAGGACGGGCCGGTCCGTGCAGGTGGTGGTCAACGACCGGGGGCCCTTCGTGCGGGGCAGGGACCTGGACCTCTCACGGGCCGCGGCCGAAGAGATAGGCCTCATCGGGCCGGGGACGGACCGGGTGCGGGTGGTCTACGTGGGGCGGGACCTCCGCTACAGAAAATACATCAAGGGCGGGGTCGCCGGGGCGGAGCCCTTCTATGACGGCCCCTACACGGTCCAGGTGGGCGCGTTCAACGAGCGCTCCAATGCCGCCCGCATCAAGGAGGGGCTTGAGTTCAACCATAAAAAGGTCCACGTCACGGTGACGTGGCTGGACGGCAGGCGCTTCTACAGGGTGCGGGTGGGCAAGTTCGGTTCGGAGCAGGAGGCCCTGCAATACGCCCGGGGGCTTGCCGACGAAGGGTATGACGCCCGCATCGTGCCCTTCGAAAGCCCCATCTAG
- the hslU gene encoding ATP-dependent protease ATPase subunit HslU, whose product MDKLTPRKTVQELDKYIIGQDKAKKAVAIALRNRWRRQHLSADLKDEVLPKNIIMIGPTGVGKTEVARRLARLADAPFMKVEASKFTEVGYVGRDVESIIRDLTEISVNMVRSEHTARVQERAEAHAEDRIIDTLLPQQRGPVVTEEERERYAQTREKLRAQLREGKLEDRYVEVDVHEKVMPFGVISNAGMEDIEINLKEMLGGLLPSRPKRKRVKVSEARRILTQEEANRLIDMDRVTREAVERVEQLGIVFLDEVDKIATRNSGGHGPDVSREGVQRDLLPIVEGSTVTTKHGPVRTEHILFIAAGAFHTAKPSDLIPELQGRFPIRVELEHLGKEDFVRILTEPYNALIRQYRALLATEGLEVEFTEDAIDEIASISATVNDKAENIGARRLHTVMEKLLEDVSFDAPDNLSGSLVIDRAYVREKLGDIVKDEDLSRYIL is encoded by the coding sequence ATGGATAAACTTACACCAAGAAAGACAGTGCAAGAGCTTGATAAATATATCATCGGCCAGGACAAGGCGAAGAAGGCCGTGGCCATCGCCTTGCGCAACCGGTGGAGGAGGCAGCACCTCTCTGCCGACCTCAAGGACGAGGTCCTGCCGAAGAACATCATCATGATAGGGCCCACCGGCGTGGGAAAGACCGAGGTCGCCCGGCGTCTGGCACGTTTGGCCGACGCCCCCTTCATGAAGGTGGAGGCCTCCAAGTTCACCGAGGTGGGCTACGTGGGGCGGGACGTGGAGTCCATCATCCGGGACCTGACGGAGATTTCGGTCAACATGGTCCGGAGCGAGCACACGGCCCGGGTGCAGGAGCGGGCGGAAGCCCACGCCGAAGACAGGATAATAGACACCCTTCTGCCCCAGCAACGGGGGCCCGTGGTGACCGAGGAGGAGCGGGAGCGGTACGCCCAGACCAGGGAGAAGCTCCGCGCGCAGCTCCGCGAGGGGAAGCTCGAGGACAGGTACGTGGAGGTGGATGTCCACGAGAAGGTCATGCCCTTCGGCGTCATCTCCAATGCGGGGATGGAGGACATCGAGATAAACCTCAAGGAGATGCTGGGCGGCCTTCTGCCCAGCAGGCCCAAGCGCAAGAGGGTGAAGGTCAGCGAGGCCCGCAGGATCCTCACCCAGGAGGAAGCCAACCGGCTCATCGACATGGACAGGGTGACCCGGGAGGCCGTGGAGAGGGTGGAACAACTGGGCATCGTCTTCCTGGACGAGGTGGACAAGATAGCTACCAGAAACAGCGGGGGACACGGCCCGGACGTCTCGCGGGAGGGCGTGCAGCGGGACCTTCTGCCCATCGTGGAAGGCTCCACGGTAACCACCAAGCACGGGCCGGTCAGGACGGAGCACATCCTTTTCATTGCCGCCGGGGCGTTTCACACGGCCAAGCCCTCGGACCTCATCCCGGAGCTCCAGGGGCGGTTTCCCATACGCGTGGAGCTGGAGCACCTGGGCAAGGAGGACTTCGTACGGATACTGACCGAGCCCTATAATGCCCTCATCCGCCAGTACAGGGCTCTCCTTGCCACCGAGGGGCTGGAGGTGGAGTTTACGGAGGACGCCATCGACGAAATCGCCTCCATCTCGGCCACGGTCAACGACAAGGCGGAAAATATCGGGGCGCGGAGGCTCCACACGGTGATGGAGAAGCTCCTCGAGGACGTCTCCTTCGACGCGCCGGACAACCTCTCGGGCAGCCTGGTCATAGACAGGGCATACGTACGGGAGAAACTCGGCGATATCGTGAAGGATGAGGACCTTAGCAGGTACATACTCTAA